From the Babylonia areolata isolate BAREFJ2019XMU chromosome 15, ASM4173473v1, whole genome shotgun sequence genome, one window contains:
- the LOC143290269 gene encoding uncharacterized protein LOC143290269, with translation MTENTTQAECYFNSWLRIPEEMFYRSCFVLFVVLVVVGRSDALHLFFPERVTFDQALGRCRSFGMTLLEVYSQGELTVWLSVRLQLLALLSLNHTETWLGLEHDGSEYGNPKNYKWLDTGTVTFLSWEGNEPNELPEDACVRIATNKFRTTRCSWERCHTVCQELSGKKTNMTAFQRISYKNIAQLPHHVLRRVPMTSPGMWLLGASPDTSAHFPACILFCHTLRDCATRINLHDSCQLKSAVDLVPIHNP, from the exons atgacAGAGAACACAACACAAGCTGAATGTTACTTCAACAGTTGGCTCCGCATCCCAGAGGAAATGTTCTACCGTTCTTGCTTCGTTCTTTTTGTCG tccTGGTGGTGGTCGGCAGGAGTGACGCCCTGCACCTCTTCTTTCCCGAGCGGGTCACGTTTGACCAGGCGCTGGGCAGGTGTCGTTCCTTTGGCATGACTCTGCTGGAGGTCTACAGTCAGGGGGAACTGACAGTCTGGCTATCCGTCCGCTTGCAGCTCCTGGCCCTGct TTCACTAAACCACACAGAGACATGGCTGGGACTAGAACATGATGGAAGCGAGTATGGGAACCCCAAGAATTACAAATGGCTCGATACCGGTACAGTCACGTTCCTCAGTTGGGAAGGCAACGAACCCAACGAACTGCCGGAAGACGCCTGTGTCCGCATCGCTACAAACAAGTTCAGGACCACGCGATGCTCCTGGGAGAGGTGTCACACCGTTTGTCAAG agttgtctgggaagaaaacaaacatgacaGCTTTCCAGAGAATTTCTTACAAGAATATCG CTCAGCTACCCCACCACGTGTTGCGCCGGGTACCCATGACCTCCCCAGGCATGTGGCTCCTGGGTGCCAGCCCTGACACCAGCGCCCATTTCCCTGCCTGCATCCTCTTCTGTCACACCCTGAGGGACTGTGCCACCAGGATCAATCTCCACGACAGCTGCCAGCTCAAATCCGCGGTCGATCTCGTTCCCATTCACAACCCTTAG